The following proteins are encoded in a genomic region of Nicotiana sylvestris chromosome 4, ASM39365v2, whole genome shotgun sequence:
- the LOC104230019 gene encoding ethylene-responsive transcription factor LEP-like, whose protein sequence is MENIIPQLHVRNLGRRSSRHSTKYHGVRRRPWGRYAAEIRNPNTKQRHWLGTFDTAEEAALAYDISSIAFCGIENARTNFVYPFMSFPSSSSQPPPSPPPPPPPPPPSTPELEVIENEEDDNDNDNDDDESLVIASILQTFRHSNTLDKLAL, encoded by the coding sequence ATGGAAAATATTATTCCTCAATTGCATGTTAGAAATTTAGGTAGAAGAAGCTCAAGACATTCAACAAAATATCATGGTGTAAGAAGAAGGCCATGGGGTAGATATGCTGCTGAGATTAGAAATCCAAACACAAAACAAAGGCATTGGCTTGGCACTTTTGATACTGCTGAAGAAGCTGCTTTGGCTTATGatatttcttctattgctttttgTGGCATTGAAAATGCACGTACTAATTTCGTTTACCCATTCATGTCTTttccttcatcttcttctcaACCACCACCATCACCACCACCTCCTCCGCCGCCACCACCACCATCAACACCAGAGTTAGAAGTGATTGAAAATGAAGAAGATGATAATGATaatgataatgatgatgatgagtCTCTTGTTATTGCTTCTATTTTACAAACTTTTCGCCATTCAAACACATTAGACAAACTAGCTCTTTGA